One Prolixibacteraceae bacterium DNA segment encodes these proteins:
- a CDS encoding transposase, with protein sequence MTIKKRKRYDKEFKTMVVNLCLSGKSTSEVASDMDLDRRMVYRWVSEQTQFKENSFKGNGNPVRTAEQEEITELKAELRKTQIERDILKKAVSIFSKSDSTNMNL encoded by the coding sequence ATGACAATAAAAAAAAGAAAACGTTACGACAAAGAATTCAAGACAATGGTTGTTAACCTCTGTCTTAGTGGCAAATCAACAAGTGAGGTTGCTTCGGATATGGACCTTGATAGAAGAATGGTATATCGATGGGTTAGTGAGCAGACTCAATTCAAAGAGAATAGTTTTAAGGGGAACGGTAATCCTGTTCGTACTGCTGAACAAGAAGAAATTACTGAACTAAAGGCAGAACTTCGTAAAACACAAATAGAGCGAGATATATTAAAAAAGGCAGTGAGCATATTCTCCAAGAGCGACAGCACAAATATGAATTTATAG
- a CDS encoding IS66 family transposase, giving the protein MNKSDIIEDVSKEDLLDQLQKMMTEYSNVDSEVTSLKQENESLKAQIAYLKRRIFGSTKETYKDPNQLELALEVEEKNLEDLQISSPEEEVIEVVKKKKKAKRKSIPSDLPRQVEVIEPDDVPEGATRIGEEISERIEFSPGKLYVRQIVRPKYRLPEEDNIIISELPSDLIPKCMAGNSLISQFIVGKFYDHIPLYRAQGIFKRSGIDFPKATINGWIRKAAELLSPLYKHIEKKVIQSDYIQADETSIKVLTDKKQGATHLGYFWIYYAPNIKSCLFTYDNSRKGSVPESILKKFKGVLQTDGYQGYHKLGNQKEIIKLACMAHARRKFFEAKENDRTRAEYALKKIQELYKIERTNQEKELSIEETYLLRQELAVPILKELEKWLKKESLTALPKSPIGKAINYSLNLWDELCQYTEDGSYIIDNNNVENKVRPVAIGRKNYLFAGSEEGAKRAAMFYTLSSMCKMADVEPHAWYTDILNRISDTKPSKYDDLLPQNWK; this is encoded by the coding sequence ATGAATAAGAGCGATATCATAGAGGATGTAAGTAAAGAAGATCTTTTGGATCAACTCCAGAAGATGATGACTGAATACTCTAATGTCGACTCTGAAGTTACTAGTTTAAAACAAGAAAACGAATCCTTAAAGGCACAGATTGCCTATCTTAAGAGACGTATCTTTGGCTCAACCAAAGAAACCTATAAAGATCCGAACCAATTAGAGTTAGCTCTTGAAGTCGAAGAGAAAAATCTAGAAGACTTACAGATATCTTCTCCAGAAGAGGAGGTTATTGAGGTTGTTAAGAAGAAAAAAAAGGCAAAAAGAAAAAGTATCCCTTCTGACCTTCCTCGTCAAGTAGAAGTGATTGAACCTGATGATGTCCCAGAGGGAGCAACTCGTATTGGAGAAGAGATATCAGAGAGAATTGAATTTAGTCCAGGTAAGCTTTATGTAAGACAAATTGTTCGTCCAAAATATCGTTTACCCGAAGAGGATAACATTATCATCTCCGAACTTCCGTCGGATCTTATCCCCAAATGTATGGCGGGAAACTCATTAATAAGTCAATTTATTGTTGGTAAATTCTACGACCATATACCTCTTTATAGAGCCCAAGGGATCTTTAAAAGATCAGGAATTGATTTTCCTAAAGCAACCATCAATGGATGGATAAGGAAGGCTGCTGAACTACTTTCTCCACTATACAAACATATCGAGAAAAAAGTAATCCAGTCAGACTATATTCAAGCCGATGAGACAAGTATCAAGGTTCTAACAGATAAGAAACAAGGAGCCACTCATCTTGGTTACTTCTGGATCTATTATGCTCCAAATATAAAGAGTTGTTTATTTACTTACGATAACTCCCGAAAAGGTTCTGTACCAGAATCGATTTTAAAAAAGTTTAAAGGAGTTCTACAGACAGATGGATATCAAGGTTATCATAAACTTGGAAATCAAAAAGAAATTATAAAGTTAGCATGTATGGCACATGCTCGACGGAAATTTTTTGAGGCAAAAGAAAATGATCGAACTCGTGCCGAATATGCTTTAAAAAAGATCCAAGAACTATATAAGATAGAGAGAACAAATCAGGAAAAAGAGTTGTCTATCGAAGAAACCTATCTTCTTCGACAAGAACTTGCTGTGCCTATACTAAAGGAACTCGAAAAATGGTTAAAAAAAGAGTCTCTTACAGCATTACCTAAAAGCCCTATTGGGAAAGCAATCAACTATAGCCTAAACCTATGGGATGAACTGTGCCAATATACAGAAGATGGAAGCTACATTATCGACAATAATAATGTGGAGAATAAAGTACGTCCAGTAGCCATTGGACGTAAAAACTATCTCTTTGCAGGATCAGAAGAGGGAGCTAAAAGAGCAGCAATGTTCTATACTTTATCTTCAATGTGCAAAATGGCAGACGTTGAACCTCATGCATGGTATACAGATATCTTAAATCGTATATCCGACACCAAGCCATCGAAATACGATGACTTACTTCCTCAAAACTGGAAATAA
- a CDS encoding ISAs1 family transposase: MNNDLSSAEIRRFYEKLQVKLVDNRSHVGRKHELAFVITLFIISILTSSDHLSINKIHRNMVRYYEKLCICLHKDVDHFISRVQLTRILSEFDYESFLTICDEVYSSTEWISIDGKELRGSIDSKSNKKRGLSIVYSIGHNTNVQQLLGFYDGTKESEKSIVYDHILELPEQAKITLDAMHNSENLLSNIHQNSRFYLTQIKSNQKKLKDDLVHTSNHIKVGDVMTETDKSHGRIDIRRYEIFPINTEMLEPRWSNSGICNMIKVTRESHNVKRGRRSTETRYYITNYNGEIGEIAGAIRGHWKIEIMNRIRDVNFGEDKLKSLDHGLQKSISSVMLFICSGLMKTNSYNNLNILREELVRNTDKLHDFFAA; this comes from the coding sequence ATGAATAACGACCTTTCAAGTGCCGAAATTAGAAGATTCTATGAGAAATTACAAGTTAAATTAGTCGATAATCGGAGTCATGTAGGACGAAAGCATGAATTGGCATTTGTGATTACGCTTTTTATTATCTCAATTCTAACAAGTTCCGATCATCTTAGCATAAATAAGATTCATCGTAATATGGTTCGTTATTATGAGAAGTTATGTATCTGTTTACATAAAGATGTTGATCATTTTATAAGTCGAGTTCAGTTGACAAGAATTCTGTCTGAGTTTGATTATGAGTCCTTTTTGACAATTTGTGATGAAGTATACTCTTCTACAGAATGGATATCTATTGATGGTAAAGAACTTCGAGGAAGTATCGATTCTAAAAGCAATAAAAAGAGAGGGTTAAGTATTGTTTACTCTATTGGTCATAACACAAATGTACAACAGTTATTAGGTTTTTATGATGGGACAAAAGAGAGTGAAAAGAGTATTGTTTATGATCATATTCTTGAGTTGCCAGAGCAGGCAAAGATAACACTCGACGCAATGCACAATTCAGAAAATCTGTTGTCTAATATTCACCAAAATAGTCGATTCTATTTGACTCAAATAAAGTCAAATCAGAAGAAATTAAAGGATGACTTAGTGCATACATCCAATCATATAAAAGTAGGTGATGTGATGACAGAAACAGACAAATCGCATGGAAGAATAGACATTAGAAGGTACGAAATATTCCCAATCAATACAGAGATGTTAGAGCCTAGATGGAGTAATAGTGGTATATGTAATATGATTAAAGTGACAAGAGAGAGTCACAATGTAAAGAGAGGTAGAAGGAGTACAGAAACACGATATTATATCACCAATTATAATGGGGAAATAGGTGAAATTGCTGGTGCTATTAGAGGTCATTGGAAAATAGAAATAATGAACCGTATTCGTGATGTTAATTTTGGAGAAGACAAATTAAAGTCATTAGATCATGGATTACAAAAATCAATATCCTCTGTTATGTTGTTTATTTGTAGTGGATTAATGAAAACAAATAGCTACAATAACTTGAATATTTTAAGAGAAGAGCTTGTGCGAAATACTGATAAATTACACGATTTCTTCGCCGCTTAA
- a CDS encoding helix-turn-helix transcriptional regulator, producing the protein MYSLDPTPKEIAKQLATRHKVLRKQLKFSQAEMAERSGVSLGSLKRFETTGQISLDSLLKLARLLNKLDDFKLIFEKEEDHTNIEDLFISKP; encoded by the coding sequence ATGTATTCACTCGACCCAACACCAAAAGAGATTGCCAAACAATTGGCAACGCGACATAAAGTCCTTCGAAAACAGTTAAAGTTTTCTCAAGCAGAGATGGCAGAACGATCTGGTGTCTCATTAGGAAGTTTAAAACGTTTCGAAACAACAGGACAAATATCCTTAGACTCATTACTGAAGCTTGCTCGCCTACTAAACAAGTTAGATGATTTTAAGCTCATATTTGAGAAAGAAGAGGATCATACCAATATTGAAGATCTATTTATTTCCAAACCATAA
- the tnpB gene encoding IS66 family insertion sequence element accessory protein TnpB (TnpB, as the term is used for proteins encoded by IS66 family insertion elements, is considered an accessory protein, since TnpC, encoded by a neighboring gene, is a DDE family transposase.) produces MLSISSNDRFHLYSEATDMRKSFDGLSGLVQNKIDANITSGDVFIFLNKRRTMMKLLKWERGGFVLFVKRLERGTFRPPEIKDLTSMHLEYTDLVLLIEGVLVKEYKRQKRYVI; encoded by the coding sequence ATGTTATCAATATCTTCAAATGATCGTTTTCACCTCTATTCTGAAGCAACAGATATGAGGAAAAGTTTTGATGGATTATCCGGATTGGTGCAGAATAAGATTGATGCCAATATTACTTCGGGAGATGTATTTATCTTTCTGAACAAACGTCGTACCATGATGAAATTACTTAAATGGGAAAGAGGTGGTTTTGTTCTTTTTGTGAAACGACTAGAGAGAGGAACCTTTAGACCTCCTGAAATAAAAGACTTAACATCAATGCATCTTGAGTACACTGATCTTGTCCTTCTTATAGAAGGTGTTCTTGTCAAAGAATATAAAAGACAAAAACGTTATGTTATTTAA
- a CDS encoding glycoside hydrolase family 55 protein — MKRVIMMICGVLLICLFIICPTSAHIRIYKNVAPNLFPQRLYSNLSSQIYWEDGFLDVTKAPYSAKGDGITDDTEAIQWAIDDAFASNLVVYVPFGTYLLSDQLHCIQLQGKALPQNSIQAMSQRKFGHILLGEALHPPIFRLKDNATVSDHILILFEYMDTNGKKAPSRHYLGTLRNFKIEMGNNPHVSAISNAGAQHCVLENIDISGNFDVGIKSLPGSGGYAANIKIEGGRIGIQQNQYRPCPTIFGIRLENQTEHAIEVLNTRGALTLCGFEIIGPTDPNAKYEAIRVHNTNTSLEQGACGDLVLVDGAIETFGSSTAVFNYRQNMVVRNVWFKSRIAISSGNNASSLDILESNVNQWKRMQEYVYATSVDHGQVHIDKKRYADGVHDCCLKLPLLDECPPKDLLTRHVWGKMPSWEDPHVDIVKDFGATRDDDSDDDGVPIQNAIDAVVNPKSVHFGKTIFIPRGHFHLKRSLSLKDGVKMTGAGKNISLLMVAEDWLPDSPVSVIETENDKDASVKLTDLGLVLNSAPIKQGLTNNRFFTLLDVKSGNFTMRDVQTDYRLLNYGPNAFEQPFIRFGGNAGGKIYGLCLDIGTKGTVADSFRHLLIKDTQNTLRFYQISVEDYYMSTKSEVGKENFTPLEVDHCNRVILYGFKYEGLSRHLVVKNSHAFEVYGGAGNLSMRNDRYDALFYFENTSSLFLANLSHDTHKDITGKNMIDVDGYTITDDAPLVLYKKTKRLFRRVNDKQ; from the coding sequence ATGAAGCGAGTAATCATGATGATATGTGGTGTTTTATTGATCTGTTTGTTCATTATATGCCCTACTTCTGCCCATATAAGGATCTATAAAAATGTAGCCCCCAATCTATTTCCACAAAGACTTTACAGTAACCTTTCATCTCAAATATATTGGGAGGATGGTTTTTTGGATGTTACCAAGGCTCCATATAGTGCGAAAGGGGATGGCATTACAGATGACACAGAGGCTATTCAATGGGCCATAGACGATGCTTTTGCCTCCAATCTAGTGGTTTATGTTCCTTTTGGGACTTATCTGTTATCCGATCAGTTGCACTGCATTCAACTGCAAGGCAAAGCGCTACCACAAAATTCAATCCAAGCGATGAGTCAACGTAAATTTGGACATATTTTATTGGGAGAAGCGCTACATCCTCCAATATTTCGTTTAAAAGATAATGCAACCGTTTCTGACCATATACTAATTTTGTTTGAATATATGGATACCAATGGTAAAAAGGCCCCTTCAAGACACTATCTAGGCACCCTACGAAATTTTAAAATAGAGATGGGAAACAATCCCCACGTCTCCGCAATATCCAATGCTGGAGCCCAACATTGTGTGTTAGAGAATATCGATATATCAGGAAATTTTGATGTTGGAATTAAATCTTTGCCTGGATCAGGGGGGTATGCTGCCAATATCAAAATAGAGGGAGGAAGGATTGGAATTCAACAAAATCAGTATCGACCTTGTCCCACCATATTTGGTATTCGGTTGGAGAATCAGACAGAACATGCTATAGAAGTATTGAACACACGAGGTGCGCTTACTTTGTGTGGGTTCGAAATTATTGGCCCAACAGATCCAAATGCTAAATATGAAGCCATTCGCGTTCATAATACGAATACGTCTCTTGAGCAAGGTGCTTGTGGTGATCTCGTCTTGGTTGATGGCGCTATTGAAACCTTCGGCTCTAGTACTGCTGTATTTAATTATCGTCAGAATATGGTGGTCCGTAATGTTTGGTTTAAGTCTCGTATTGCTATTTCAAGTGGAAACAATGCTTCGTCTTTGGACATCCTTGAAAGCAATGTGAATCAATGGAAGCGAATGCAGGAGTATGTATATGCTACGAGTGTCGATCATGGACAAGTTCATATAGATAAGAAACGTTATGCCGATGGAGTTCATGATTGTTGTTTGAAATTACCTCTTTTAGATGAGTGTCCTCCAAAAGATCTGCTTACTAGACATGTTTGGGGTAAAATGCCTTCTTGGGAAGATCCTCATGTAGATATAGTAAAAGATTTTGGTGCAACAAGGGATGATGATTCTGATGACGATGGGGTGCCCATTCAAAATGCAATTGATGCAGTGGTAAACCCTAAAAGCGTACATTTCGGAAAAACAATCTTTATTCCTCGTGGTCATTTCCATCTGAAGCGCAGTCTATCTCTTAAAGATGGGGTGAAGATGACTGGAGCAGGAAAAAATATCTCTCTCCTCATGGTGGCAGAGGATTGGTTGCCAGATTCGCCTGTCTCTGTTATCGAAACGGAAAACGACAAAGATGCATCTGTAAAATTAACCGACCTAGGACTCGTTCTCAATTCGGCTCCCATAAAACAAGGTTTGACAAATAATAGATTTTTTACCTTATTGGATGTAAAGTCAGGTAATTTTACGATGCGTGATGTACAGACCGACTATCGACTACTGAACTATGGTCCTAATGCCTTTGAACAACCGTTTATCCGCTTTGGGGGAAATGCTGGGGGGAAGATCTATGGACTTTGCTTAGATATCGGAACAAAAGGAACCGTAGCGGACTCTTTTCGTCATTTATTAATAAAAGATACACAAAATACTTTACGTTTTTATCAAATTTCGGTGGAGGATTATTACATGTCTACAAAGAGTGAGGTGGGTAAAGAAAATTTTACACCACTAGAGGTGGATCATTGTAATAGGGTAATTTTATATGGCTTTAAGTATGAGGGCCTATCTCGACATTTGGTCGTTAAAAATAGCCATGCTTTTGAGGTGTACGGGGGGGCTGGTAATCTGTCTATGAGAAACGATCGTTACGATGCCCTGTTCTACTTTGAAAATACCTCTTCTCTTTTTCTAGCGAACCTGTCGCATGACACGCACAAGGATATTACAGGAAAAAATATGATTGATGTTGATGGATATACAATTACAGACGATGCCCCACTTGTTCTTTATAAAAAGACAAAACGATTGTTTCGAAGAGTAAATGATAAGCAATAA
- a CDS encoding IS3 family transposase: MKKGSEHILQERQHKYEFIATFNNEFTVEDMCRVMQVSRSGFYDWLSREEAPRSIAIKEDTIRIREIYEQSKYRYGSHKITAELRVQGVVTSRNRVARIMKKESIKSIVNKKYKVQTTDSNHSNIISDNHLDRKFSPDEPSKVWVSDITYVPTDQGWLYLTTVIDLFDRKVIGWSLSDNMTTECTIIKAWRMAKINRDNKPGMIFHSDRGVQYTAKVFRDELVKDRIKQSMSRKGNCWDNAVAESFFKIIKSEMIDHKHYHSHFQAKIDIIEFIEIWYNRQRRHATLGYLTPLEFGKQKYFNVA; encoded by the coding sequence ATTAAAAAAGGCAGTGAGCATATTCTCCAAGAGCGACAGCACAAATATGAATTTATAGCAACGTTTAACAACGAATTTACTGTCGAGGATATGTGCCGTGTTATGCAAGTGAGTCGAAGTGGTTTTTATGATTGGTTATCAAGAGAAGAAGCTCCTAGATCCATTGCTATAAAGGAGGATACTATTCGTATTCGAGAAATATACGAACAATCTAAATACCGATATGGCAGTCATAAAATTACAGCAGAATTAAGAGTACAAGGCGTTGTTACTTCAAGAAATAGAGTTGCTAGAATAATGAAAAAAGAATCCATTAAAAGTATTGTAAATAAGAAATATAAGGTACAAACAACTGATTCTAATCATTCAAATATAATATCAGACAACCACTTGGATCGAAAGTTTTCACCTGACGAACCATCAAAAGTTTGGGTCTCTGATATAACTTATGTTCCAACAGACCAAGGGTGGCTTTATTTAACAACGGTAATAGACCTTTTTGATCGAAAAGTAATAGGATGGTCTCTTTCAGATAATATGACCACGGAGTGTACAATCATTAAAGCATGGAGGATGGCTAAAATAAACCGTGATAACAAGCCAGGTATGATTTTTCATTCCGACAGAGGTGTACAATATACAGCAAAAGTATTCCGAGATGAGTTAGTTAAAGATCGAATAAAACAAAGTATGAGCAGAAAAGGAAACTGCTGGGATAATGCAGTTGCAGAAAGTTTCTTTAAAATTATCAAATCAGAAATGATTGATCATAAACACTACCACTCTCATTTCCAAGCTAAGATAGACATAATTGAATTCATCGAAATTTGGTACAATAGACAGAGAAGACATGCAACACTTGGTTATTTGACTCCTCTCGAATTTGGGAAACAGAAATATTTTAATGTGGCTTAA
- a CDS encoding DUF3732 domain-containing protein, with protein sequence MKFHIKKIILWFKNDSKPRELVFKPNKVNVITGGSGTGKTSLLSILDYCMLSTKANITEEIINENVLWYGLDFKINDKDFVIIRKHPINNIGSKEIYFSSDGTIPNTPEQNNDIKSVKTALEQEFGIDENLKIPFGGKYITGGSKISYRYFLLFNTLSEDTIAHTNTFFDYHLYERDKYIEALARIFYLAIGVDDVENVLAKERIDKLERELLKIEKKKKAIDKEEKLFGEKIIELVGKAQEYDLIERKLFTIEEGEKRLSNLINDFKTANYSSNMQMVDDLNKNKRSLFRKLRNLERFDSEYIDYKKNLRNNYDSLRPIEYLQENFNELIPTIELKTFLSTLEASLRNIKTEVSKRKTLSTNVKSEISVIRKKVQNIDAELSKLPTTTKDYKDEAQKFIFIGELKSQLDFYKDKWNIDDEISDTSNISVEIDELKKIISNTNDKRRIIINELESKIQRYFDLSESMGVYQNYKVFFDTKEKNLKVRKPKEQLAQQTIGSKSNYMFLHLFMFLGLHEHFIDIEQSYIPQFLVLDQPSQPYYEGIKENEELTKDDDKGKLQDAFSLINSFINIINKEYETDFQIILLEHAPQKYWTEKKLENFHLVEKFRDGNALIPPSAMIEPDESA encoded by the coding sequence ATGAAGTTCCATATTAAAAAAATAATCCTATGGTTTAAAAATGATTCTAAACCAAGAGAATTGGTATTTAAACCAAATAAAGTCAATGTAATAACTGGTGGTAGTGGCACAGGCAAAACAAGCTTATTATCAATTCTAGATTACTGTATGCTTTCAACAAAAGCTAATATTACAGAGGAGATTATAAACGAAAATGTTTTATGGTATGGTTTAGATTTTAAAATTAATGATAAGGATTTTGTTATAATAAGAAAACACCCTATTAACAATATAGGTTCAAAAGAAATATACTTTTCAAGTGATGGAACAATTCCAAATACTCCAGAACAAAACAATGATATAAAATCTGTAAAAACTGCCTTAGAACAAGAATTTGGTATAGATGAAAATTTAAAAATCCCTTTCGGTGGTAAGTATATTACTGGTGGTTCAAAAATATCATATCGCTACTTCTTATTATTCAATACTCTATCGGAAGATACAATAGCTCACACTAATACTTTTTTTGATTATCACCTTTATGAAAGAGACAAGTATATTGAAGCCTTAGCCCGTATCTTTTATTTGGCTATAGGTGTTGATGATGTTGAGAATGTACTAGCAAAAGAAAGAATAGATAAGCTTGAAAGAGAACTTCTAAAAATTGAAAAGAAAAAGAAAGCAATTGATAAAGAAGAAAAATTATTCGGAGAAAAAATTATAGAACTTGTTGGCAAAGCACAAGAATACGATTTAATTGAAAGAAAACTATTTACAATAGAAGAAGGAGAAAAACGATTATCGAATTTAATTAATGATTTTAAAACAGCAAACTATTCTAGCAACATGCAGATGGTTGATGATTTGAATAAGAATAAGCGAAGTTTATTTCGTAAGTTGAGAAATCTAGAACGTTTCGATTCAGAATACATTGACTATAAAAAAAACCTTCGAAATAACTATGACAGCTTAAGACCAATAGAATATTTACAAGAAAATTTCAATGAATTAATTCCTACAATTGAATTAAAAACATTCTTATCAACTCTAGAAGCATCCTTAAGGAACATTAAAACTGAAGTTTCTAAAAGAAAAACACTATCTACAAATGTAAAATCAGAAATTTCAGTAATTAGAAAGAAAGTTCAAAATATCGATGCTGAACTATCTAAATTGCCAACAACAACGAAAGATTATAAAGATGAAGCTCAGAAATTCATATTTATTGGAGAGTTAAAATCACAGTTAGATTTTTATAAAGATAAGTGGAACATTGATGATGAAATATCAGACACATCTAATATCTCAGTAGAAATTGATGAGCTAAAAAAGATTATTAGTAATACGAACGATAAAAGACGTATAATTATTAACGAATTGGAATCTAAAATTCAAAGATATTTTGACTTATCAGAATCAATGGGAGTCTACCAAAATTATAAAGTCTTTTTTGATACTAAAGAAAAAAATTTGAAAGTAAGGAAGCCCAAAGAACAGCTTGCTCAACAAACAATTGGAAGTAAATCAAACTACATGTTCTTACACCTGTTCATGTTCCTAGGACTTCATGAACATTTTATTGATATAGAACAAAGTTATATACCTCAATTTCTAGTTCTTGATCAACCAAGCCAACCATATTATGAAGGCATAAAGGAAAATGAAGAGCTAACTAAAGATGATGATAAAGGTAAGCTACAAGACGCATTCAGCCTTATAAATTCATTTATCAATATTATAAACAAGGAGTATGAAACAGATTTCCAAATAATTCTATTAGAACATGCTCCACAAAAATACTGGACTGAAAAAAAATTAGAAAATTTTCATTTAGTTGAAAAATTCAGAGATGGTAATGCATTAATACCACCATCTGCGATGATAGAACCAGACGAATCTGCTTAA